In Aegilops tauschii subsp. strangulata cultivar AL8/78 chromosome 3, Aet v6.0, whole genome shotgun sequence, one genomic interval encodes:
- the LOC109776581 gene encoding putative F-box protein At3g52320, giving the protein MARGSRKKKRDTRRMARGRVSDLPDDLLVEILSRLPYKSTRCCKCVSTRWRDLISHPDHRKKLSQSTLAGFFFETWDTKKVSRRYQSVSGNWHPPINSSLSFLPRCEKLRILDCCNGLLLCKCWQDTDRKILDYVVCNPATEKWVVVPATNWSSQLYKARLGFDPVVSSHFHVFEFVPTYVWDGDKSGDHSQRCIKVVGIYSSKAGVWKRQRAWDLPIETVHFIGSAFLTGILYLTSNNDLVATIDVDGNCSFVRAPKPHCPGCAYDVYVSRSHLYYTNCDDSEISIWVLEDFSTAKWTLKLNVSYMLLFGTRYSSHDDHCCVISAHPEHNVMFIIVKYTLYWRSLVELFSYDMDSKELRLICDLGRESSFPYLSYVPLFSESLADEH; this is encoded by the coding sequence ATGGCGCGGGGCTCCAGAAAGAAGAAGAGGGACACGAGGAGGATGGCGCGCGGCCGAGTGTCCGACCTCCCTGACGACCTTCTTGTCGAGATCCTCTCGCGCTTGCCCTACAAGTCCACCCGTTGTTGCAAGTGCGTCTCCACGCGCTGGCGCGATCTCATCTCCCACCCCGACCACCGCAAGAAGCTTTCTCAGTCGACCCTCGCCGGCTTCTTCTTTGAAACATGGGACACAAAAAAGGTTTCCCGTCGTTACCAAAGCGTCTCCGGGAACTGGCACCCTCCCATCAACTCCTCCCTCTCGTTCCTGCCCCGATGCGAGAAACTCCGCATATTGGACTGCTGCAATGGCCTCCTCCTCTGTAAGTGCTGGCAGGACACTGATCGCAAGATACTGGATTACGTGGTGTGCAATCCGGCCACTGAGAAGTGGGTGGTCGTGCCTGCCACAAATTGGTCCAGCCAGTTGTACAAAGCTCGCCTGGGGTTCGATCCAGTGGTCTCATCACACTTCCATGTTTTTGAGTTCGTACCTACCTATGTCTGGGATGGGGATAAGAGTGGTGATCATAGTCAAAGATGCATCAAAGTGGTGGGAATCTACTCTTCCAAAGCTGGAGTTTGGAAACGCCAGCGCGCATGGGACCTTCCAATTGAAACAGTCCACTTTATAGGTAGCGCATTTTTGACCGGGATCCTGTATTTAACTTCCAATAATGATTTGGTTGCGACCATCGACGTGGATGGAAATTGCAGTTTTGTTCGTGCTCCTAAACCACACTGCCCCGGTTGTGCTTATGATGTTTATGTATCACGCAGCCATCTTTATTACACAAATTGTGATGATTCTGAAATATCAATCTGGGTTTTAGAAGATTTTAGTACTGCAAAATGGACCTTGAAGCTCAATGTCAGCTACATGCTACTGTTTGGAACAAGGTATTCAAGCCACGATGATCATTGTTGTGTTATCTCAGCTCACCCAGAACATAATGTCATGTTCATAATTGTCAAATATACATTGTATTGGCGTTCACTGGTGGAACTATTTTCCTACGACATGGATTCTAAGGAGCTGCGTTTGATATGTGATCTTGGACGGGAATCCAGCTTCCCTTATCTTTCATACGTTCCCTTGTTCTCAGAGTCATTGGCAGATGAACACTAA
- the LOC109776580 gene encoding uncharacterized protein, with the protein MANPPAPPPPPPPGYFERRAAIVAAKVAAATASSASTSTLALTPPVPPSISFTDTISDISPYIPITLDLAAHNYYHWCHLFDVHIGRCNLRSHVADDSLPQLHDPQWVKDDLAIIQSIYMRVSTEIFNLVHCDGASAADLWAALRQLFQDNVDARANNLHTELWNTVQGDSPIGVYCQRLKAIADELRELGDQIDDRQLINVLLVGLSERFEK; encoded by the coding sequence ATGGCTAACCCGCCagccccaccaccgccgccgccgcccggctacttcgagcggCGCGCCGCCATCGTCGCCGCCAAGGTCGCCGCAGCCACGGCCTCCTCCGCCTCTACCTCTACTCTAGCTTTAACCCCACCAGTACCCCCTTCCATCTCCTTCACCGACACCATCTCCGATATtagcccctacatccccataaCCCTAGACCTTGCTGCTCACAACTACTATCATTGGTGTCACCTCTTCGATGTCCACATTGGGCGATGCAATCTCCGCTCTCACGTTGCCGACGACTCTCTTCCTCAACTTCATGATCCGCAATGGGTCAAGGATGATCTCGCCATTATTCAATCGATCTACATGCGAGTATCCACAGAGATCTTCAATCTCGTCCACTGTGACGGTGCCTCCGCCGCCGATCTATGGGCGGCCCTTCGTCAGCTCTTCCAGGACAACGTCGACGCTCGCGCCAACAATCTCCACACCGAACTTTGGAATACGGTGCAAGGTGATTCACCAATCGGCGTCTACTGCCAACGCCTCAAGGCGATCGCGGATGAACTCCGCGAACTTGGTGATCAGATCGACGATCGCCAGCTCATCAACGTCCTCCTCGTCGGCCTCAGCGAGCGGTTCGAGAAGTAG
- the LOC109776582 gene encoding uncharacterized protein — translation MAGIAHKEFPELAQTGLNYLSWSSDCEIFLQGKTLLRAIGKGAQLAVTDPKFETENAQALHFLRHHLSPTLKDEYMAERSASGLWTALKQRFERLKYTVKPRAEAEWIRLRFADFKTVGEYNSALHRICTTLRLCGTEITDSQKIEKTLSTFHPDAVQSSRNYRQGNYTRYSELIDVLQVAEAQDEVLKKNFVAQPLGGSSRQEVNALKVRKPQQKKRGRKGKKKGPHPPAPAKQNKPGKGGQRPQDCFRCGSVEHFSRQCRAPQEVVDAYKARKARETHLALVQEGAPPAPMAAPVMIATPPAAPIEATPVVPIAAALAVSTDAHVAMEVDHMAASAPPPLDIDAASKIISEEDQLTSMEIAAEVNGFFTEST, via the coding sequence ATGGCCGGAATTGCCCACAAGGAGTTTCCTGAGTTGGCCCAGACAGGCTTGAACTACCTGTCATGGTCCTCGGACTGCGAGATTTTTCTCCAGGGCAAAACCCTCCTGAGGGCGATCGGTAAGGGGGCCCAGCTGGCCGTCACTGATCCCAAGTTCGAGACTGAGAATGCGCAGGCTCTGCACTTTCTCCGTCATCACCTATCACCTACTCTGAAAGATGAGTATATGGCTGAGCGCAGTGCTTCTGGCCTTTGGACCGCTCTTAAGCAGCGGTTCGAGCGGCTGAAGTACACTGTGAAGCCACGTGCAGAGGCAGAGTGGATCCGTCTGAGGTTTGCGGACTTCAAGACGGTTGGGGAGTACAATTCGGCTCTGCACCGGATTTGTACGACTCTTCGGTTGTGTGGTACTGAGATTACCGACTCCCAGAAGATTGAGAAAACCCTATCCACTTTCCACCCCGACGCGGTCCAGTCCTCACGGAACTATCGCCAGGGGAACTACACGAGGTATTCAGAGTTGATTGACGTCCTCCAGGTGGCGGAGGCGCAAGACGAGGTTCTCAAAAAGAACTTTGTCGCGCAACCACTTGGGGGGAGTTCTCGCCAGGAGGTGAACGCTCTCAAAGTCCGCAAGCCTCAACAGAAGAAGAGGGGCCGGAAGGGCAAGAAGAAGGGCCCTCACCCCCCCGCCCCGGCTAAGCAGAACAAGCCGGGCAAGGGAGGGCAAAGGCCTCAGGACTGCTTCCGTTGTGGCTCGGTGGAGCATTTCTCCCGCCAGTGCCGCGCACCACAGGAGGTCGTTGACGCATATAAGGCTCGGAAGGCGCGTGAGACGCACCTCGCCTTGGTTCAGGAGGGAGCTCCACCGGCGCCCATGGCGGCACCCGTGATGATTGCTACTCCCCCTGCTGCGCCTATAGAGGCGACCCCCGTGGTGCCCATCGCGGCAGCTTTGGCGGTCTCTACCGACGCCCACGTCGCCATGGAGGTTGACCACATGGCCGCCTCGGCGCCGCCGCCACTAGACATTGATGCTGCCTCCAAGATAATTTCTGAGGAGGATCAGCTCACTAGTATGGAGATTGCGGCGGAAGTGAATGGCTTCTTCACCGAGTCCACTTAG